Proteins encoded by one window of Anaeromusa acidaminophila DSM 3853:
- a CDS encoding SDR family NAD(P)-dependent oxidoreductase, producing the protein MEDKVALISGGTSGIGLATAAWLMGKGARVVISGRSGEKGEQALAQLGCEDRCFFAAADVAEDAACRRLAVQAAKRWGRLDILVNSAGFYLEQCLAETTPEQLQRLLAVNVMGTYNLCRHALPALRRTKGNIVNVASDAALHGNVGCSAYSASKGAVVAFTRSLALEVAPYEMRVNCVCPGDVRTPLLDKQLETVKDKEEAMKEMARWYPLQRLATAEEVASVIGFLASSEASFVTGAIWSVDGGLTA; encoded by the coding sequence ATGGAGGACAAGGTGGCGTTGATTTCCGGGGGGACATCCGGGATTGGCCTGGCGACGGCGGCATGGCTGATGGGCAAAGGCGCGCGAGTGGTGATTTCCGGGCGCAGCGGGGAAAAGGGCGAACAAGCGCTGGCGCAGTTAGGCTGCGAAGATCGCTGCTTTTTTGCTGCCGCGGATGTGGCGGAGGATGCCGCTTGCCGTCGTTTAGCGGTACAAGCGGCAAAGCGCTGGGGGCGTTTGGATATTTTGGTTAATTCCGCCGGGTTCTATCTGGAACAGTGTCTGGCGGAAACGACGCCGGAGCAGCTGCAGCGCCTGCTGGCGGTAAACGTTATGGGAACCTATAATCTTTGCCGCCATGCCTTGCCCGCGCTGCGCCGAACGAAGGGAAACATTGTTAATGTGGCTTCTGACGCCGCTTTGCACGGTAATGTTGGCTGCAGCGCTTACAGCGCGTCTAAAGGGGCGGTTGTGGCCTTTACGCGATCCCTAGCGTTGGAGGTTGCGCCGTACGAAATGCGAGTCAATTGCGTTTGCCCGGGGGATGTGCGGACTCCTCTTTTGGATAAGCAGCTAGAAACAGTTAAAGACAAGGAAGAAGCGATGAAAGAGATGGCTCGTTGGTACCCGTTGCAGCGTCTGGCTACAGCGGAGGAAGTGGCGTCGGTTATCGGCTTTTTGGCTTCCTCGGAGGCTTCCTTCGTCACCGGCGCTATTTGGTCTGTTGACGGCGGCCTGACGGCGTAG
- a CDS encoding ABC transporter substrate-binding protein, whose translation MSGKRWLWLCLMLVSLSLAVAGCGGEKKDGADKSGPQGKVMIYTSIYPDIIESVKPAVKKAFGALDVQWFQGGTEKVMTKLSGEIQANKIAADLIMVADPSYYLTLKERKLLFPYASPNNKDVTQAKDADGAWTAVRISNMIIAYNTAKVSAADAPKTWKDLLDPKWQGKIAMPNPLLSGSAYVAAGALADKYGWEYFENLKKNGLKVEEGNSAIQNKLLTGEYLVAIILEENILKLASKGEPLKVVYPDDGVVMIPSPIAIFNSSQNKEAAKAMVDWWLSKEGQQAIVKGWMHSVRDDVEPPKGAPALKTFADKAVKVDWVKLATENEKIKEMFRSKVLE comes from the coding sequence GTGAGCGGGAAACGATGGCTATGGCTGTGTCTGATGCTGGTATCGTTGTCTTTGGCAGTGGCTGGCTGCGGCGGCGAAAAGAAGGATGGAGCCGACAAAAGCGGTCCTCAAGGGAAAGTGATGATTTACACTTCCATTTATCCGGATATTATTGAAAGTGTCAAGCCAGCGGTGAAAAAAGCTTTTGGCGCCTTGGACGTGCAGTGGTTCCAAGGCGGTACGGAAAAAGTTATGACCAAGCTGAGCGGGGAAATTCAGGCGAATAAGATTGCCGCCGACTTGATCATGGTGGCGGATCCTTCGTACTATTTAACGCTGAAGGAGAGAAAGCTGCTCTTCCCTTATGCGTCGCCGAACAATAAGGACGTAACCCAGGCGAAGGACGCCGATGGCGCCTGGACGGCTGTACGTATTTCCAACATGATTATAGCGTATAATACAGCGAAAGTCTCGGCTGCGGATGCGCCGAAAACCTGGAAGGATCTGCTGGATCCTAAATGGCAGGGCAAGATCGCCATGCCGAACCCCTTGCTTTCCGGGAGCGCCTATGTAGCAGCCGGCGCGTTGGCGGACAAGTATGGATGGGAATATTTTGAAAATCTGAAGAAAAATGGCTTGAAAGTGGAGGAAGGAAACTCCGCTATTCAGAATAAGCTGCTCACAGGCGAATACCTTGTGGCGATTATTTTGGAAGAGAACATTTTGAAGCTGGCTTCTAAAGGAGAGCCGCTGAAAGTGGTGTATCCTGACGACGGCGTGGTGATGATTCCTAGCCCGATCGCTATTTTTAATTCTAGCCAGAATAAAGAGGCGGCTAAGGCTATGGTGGACTGGTGGCTGTCGAAAGAAGGACAGCAGGCCATCGTTAAGGGCTGGATGCATTCGGTGCGCGATGACGTAGAGCCGCCGAAGGGCGCTCCGGCGCTGAAGACCTTTGCTGATAAGGCAGTTAAGGTGGATTGGGTCAAGCTGGCTACAGAGAATGAAAAAATTAAAGAAATGTTCCGATCGAAGGTATTGGAATAA
- a CDS encoding methyl-accepting chemotaxis protein, producing the protein MNLKSKLTLIFSVVSALILLVSSTAGYLFTKEQVVSGIQAEMAASINAHVNKLDGWLISKSKMLEITVGTLRSSSGDAELTVPMLAGFKSVDKEISDVYFGSLDGKMIDGSGWNPPAGYDPRSRSWYKAAKEKGSLVFTEPYLDSVTNQMAVSIAMPYKSQSGQERGIVAQDILLQTLVDNVQAIKFKGEGYAYLLDPKGLVLAHPDKSFLSKNVFEDPTLKTLEGTFKEILSKDQGFTTYTRNGDSLLVIYQRVPSTGWTMAITVPEKTVFNPLRNLQWLLAVIAIAATLIVIGITFTVVKRIAKPIELLSTDVGKVAAGDLTIQAHVEGKDEIASLATSFNKMVHNLRDLISHVNSNAEHVAASSEELTASANESAQASTQVAASVTEIAAGTDKQLTAVKETSQIVTTMSENLKQVSNGANDAAEKSLQVASKAKTSGASIDQAIAQISLIEKTVNESAGVISSLGERSKEIGQIIDTISGIASQTNLLALNAAIEAARAGEQGRGFAVVAEEVRKLAEQSQDAAKKIATLISEIQGDTEKAVVAMSNGTQEVNKGTEIIHVAGRAFREIETLITQVSTQIADISAAMKQTEAGSRQIVSSVQSIDELSKVAAGEAQSVSAASEEQSATIVEIATASQALATRAEELQEAVQKFKV; encoded by the coding sequence ATGAATCTAAAAAGCAAGTTAACTTTAATTTTTTCCGTCGTTTCCGCGCTAATCCTTTTAGTTTCTTCCACCGCAGGCTATTTATTTACCAAAGAGCAAGTTGTCTCAGGCATTCAAGCAGAAATGGCCGCCAGCATTAACGCCCATGTCAACAAACTCGACGGTTGGCTTATCAGTAAATCTAAAATGTTGGAAATAACGGTAGGCACGCTGCGAAGTTCCTCTGGCGACGCCGAGTTGACCGTACCGATGCTGGCAGGGTTCAAAAGCGTTGACAAGGAAATTTCCGATGTTTATTTCGGTTCGTTAGACGGCAAAATGATCGACGGCAGCGGCTGGAATCCGCCCGCGGGCTACGACCCTCGCTCCCGCAGCTGGTATAAAGCCGCCAAAGAAAAAGGCTCTCTTGTCTTCACCGAGCCGTACCTGGACTCTGTAACCAATCAAATGGCTGTCTCCATCGCGATGCCTTACAAAAGTCAATCCGGCCAAGAACGCGGCATTGTGGCCCAGGATATTTTATTGCAAACCCTTGTGGACAATGTCCAAGCCATTAAGTTCAAAGGCGAGGGCTATGCTTACCTGCTCGACCCCAAAGGGTTGGTTCTAGCTCACCCGGACAAGTCCTTTTTATCCAAAAATGTATTTGAAGACCCCACTTTAAAAACATTAGAAGGTACGTTTAAAGAAATTCTCAGCAAGGACCAAGGATTCACAACCTATACCCGCAACGGCGATTCCTTGCTTGTCATTTACCAGCGCGTTCCCTCTACAGGCTGGACAATGGCCATTACGGTCCCGGAAAAAACCGTTTTCAACCCCCTGCGTAATTTGCAATGGCTTCTGGCGGTAATCGCCATCGCGGCAACGTTAATTGTTATTGGCATTACCTTCACTGTTGTCAAGCGCATTGCCAAGCCCATTGAGCTTTTATCAACAGATGTAGGCAAAGTCGCCGCTGGAGATCTGACCATCCAAGCGCACGTAGAAGGAAAGGATGAAATCGCGTCTCTAGCGACAAGCTTCAACAAGATGGTGCACAATCTGCGCGATTTGATTTCGCATGTAAACTCGAACGCCGAGCATGTTGCAGCCTCCTCGGAAGAGCTTACCGCCAGCGCGAACGAATCGGCCCAAGCGTCCACCCAAGTGGCCGCCTCGGTAACGGAGATCGCCGCCGGTACGGATAAGCAACTTACGGCAGTCAAAGAAACATCCCAGATCGTCACAACCATGTCGGAGAACTTAAAACAAGTCAGCAACGGCGCCAATGACGCTGCGGAAAAATCGCTGCAAGTAGCAAGCAAAGCCAAAACAAGCGGCGCCTCCATCGACCAGGCCATCGCCCAAATCAGCTTGATCGAAAAAACCGTTAACGAATCCGCCGGCGTTATTTCTAGCCTCGGCGAACGGTCTAAAGAAATCGGTCAAATCATTGACACCATTTCCGGCATTGCCAGCCAAACAAATCTGTTGGCCTTAAACGCCGCCATTGAGGCCGCCCGCGCCGGCGAACAAGGACGAGGTTTTGCAGTCGTCGCCGAAGAAGTGCGCAAACTGGCCGAGCAGTCCCAGGACGCTGCGAAAAAAATCGCCACTTTGATCAGCGAAATTCAAGGAGATACGGAAAAAGCCGTTGTGGCCATGTCTAACGGCACGCAGGAAGTGAACAAAGGCACGGAAATTATCCATGTCGCCGGCCGCGCTTTCCGCGAAATTGAAACGCTGATTACCCAGGTATCTACGCAAATTGCTGATATTTCGGCTGCGATGAAGCAAACCGAAGCAGGCAGCCGGCAAATCGTCTCTTCCGTCCAAAGTATTGACGAATTGAGCAAAGTTGCCGCTGGCGAAGCCCAAAGCGTATCCGCCGCTTCGGAAGAACAATCCGCCACCATTGTGGAAATCGCCACCGCCAGCCAAGCGCTGGCCACACGCGCGGAAGAACTGCAAGAAGCCGTACAAAAATTCAAGGTATAA
- a CDS encoding GNAT family N-acetyltransferase — translation MEQFKKDMQEAFQKGAASELENLDVEILPEADIGKSLKAKGAAAYKAVVDGQMVGGAIVLIDESTCHNHLDFLYVKYGIQSRGVGKAIWNAIEEKYSDTKVWETCTPYFEKRNIHFYINRCGFSAVEFFNPYHKDLKSPDDMVGGDYFFRFEKKTETYKQ, via the coding sequence TTGGAACAGTTCAAAAAAGATATGCAAGAGGCTTTTCAAAAAGGCGCAGCGTCTGAATTAGAGAATTTGGATGTGGAGATACTCCCGGAGGCGGATATTGGCAAGTCCCTTAAGGCAAAGGGAGCAGCCGCATATAAGGCGGTCGTTGACGGGCAGATGGTTGGAGGAGCTATCGTTTTGATAGATGAGTCTACCTGCCACAACCATCTTGACTTTCTGTACGTGAAATACGGGATTCAAAGTCGTGGCGTTGGAAAAGCTATTTGGAATGCGATTGAAGAAAAGTATTCCGACACAAAAGTGTGGGAAACATGTACGCCTTATTTTGAGAAGCGAAATATTCATTTTTACATCAATCGCTGTGGTTTTTCTGCGGTCGAATTTTTCAACCCTTATCACAAAGATCTTAAGAGTCCTGACGACATGGTCGGCGGGGATTACTTTTTTCGGTTTGAAAAAAAGACGGAGACTTATAAGCAATAA
- a CDS encoding 8-oxo-dGTP diphosphatase codes for MYPTTLVFPVVGQPVKKMLLGMKKVRFGRGKYNGFGGKADEGESMRAAAVRELREESGLAAREEDLEFVGRLWFYFPAKPEWDHSGDIYFLRSWKGQPLESEEMQPAWFDAAEIPYEEMWEDDICWLPQVLAGEKIFADVIFAEDNEGMAEFRLRAAEAE; via the coding sequence ATGTATCCGACAACACTGGTATTTCCTGTAGTGGGTCAGCCAGTGAAAAAGATGCTTTTAGGCATGAAAAAAGTCCGCTTTGGTCGGGGTAAATATAATGGCTTTGGCGGCAAGGCGGATGAAGGCGAGTCTATGCGTGCGGCGGCGGTACGCGAGCTGCGCGAGGAAAGCGGCCTGGCAGCGAGAGAGGAAGACTTGGAATTTGTGGGACGTCTGTGGTTTTATTTTCCGGCGAAGCCGGAGTGGGATCACAGCGGCGATATTTACTTTCTTCGTTCCTGGAAAGGACAGCCTTTAGAAAGCGAAGAGATGCAGCCTGCCTGGTTTGATGCAGCGGAAATTCCCTATGAGGAAATGTGGGAAGACGATATTTGCTGGTTGCCGCAGGTGCTGGCAGGGGAGAAAATTTTCGCCGACGTCATTTTCGCTGAGGATAATGAAGGCATGGCCGAGTTTCGCCTGCGCGCAGCGGAGGCAGAGTAA
- a CDS encoding glycerol-3-phosphate responsive antiterminator: protein MNITNNNKNILRLLANGPVIPAPRSIDDFKYALQHHPSPTVILLFGDINVLPSLLQQAKQYNKRVLVHFDLLGGIGKDRAAVTFLSRLGVTGAITTKPALVKYAREEGMLVIQRLFLMDSESMKTGIHLLKNYKPDALEVLPACIPSSVVSSLKQETGLPILGGGLLYTKEDVIQALKNGVCAVSTSRRELWDIKYEE, encoded by the coding sequence ATGAATATAACAAACAATAATAAAAACATTCTTCGCTTGCTGGCAAACGGACCGGTTATCCCCGCACCTCGTTCCATTGACGATTTCAAATATGCTTTACAGCACCATCCTTCTCCTACGGTTATTCTGCTGTTTGGCGATATTAATGTACTCCCAAGTCTGCTGCAGCAAGCCAAACAGTACAATAAGCGCGTTTTAGTTCATTTTGACCTTTTAGGCGGTATCGGCAAGGATCGCGCTGCGGTCACATTCTTGTCCCGTTTAGGCGTCACCGGCGCCATCACAACTAAACCGGCGCTTGTCAAATACGCTCGCGAAGAAGGCATGCTGGTCATCCAGCGCTTATTCTTGATGGACTCGGAATCCATGAAAACAGGTATTCATTTACTGAAAAACTATAAACCTGACGCTCTGGAAGTGCTGCCGGCTTGCATTCCTTCCAGCGTTGTATCCTCTTTAAAACAAGAAACAGGCCTGCCGATTTTAGGCGGCGGCCTGCTTTATACCAAAGAGGATGTTATCCAGGCCCTGAAAAATGGCGTCTGCGCCGTCAGCACCAGCCGCCGCGAGCTCTGGGACATCAAGTACGAAGAATAG